In a single window of the Campylobacter hyointestinalis subsp. lawsonii genome:
- a CDS encoding amino acid ABC transporter permease, whose translation MTNLLNEKTFKFIFSIAIIIIGIYYTYPVSITDAQKGAYVNSYFTTLGLTFGGILIGIVLGFILAFLKFLNIKILSFIIDEYIDIIRGTPVLLQLMIFAFVILATLSDNFYAALIALGLNSSAYVAEIVRSGINSVDKGQMEAARAMGLSYSVSMRQIIFPQAIKNILPALANEFISLFKETSVVGLIGIFDLTMQSKSLQATLFSPEPILFAGVVYYANVKLFSLLAKLLENRLNKND comes from the coding sequence TTGACAAATTTACTTAATGAAAAAACTTTTAAATTTATATTTTCCATAGCCATTATAATTATAGGAATTTACTACACTTATCCAGTTAGCATAACAGATGCTCAAAAAGGCGCTTATGTAAATTCGTATTTTACTACGCTAGGACTTACTTTTGGTGGTATTTTAATAGGTATCGTACTTGGCTTTATACTAGCTTTTTTGAAGTTTTTAAATATCAAAATCCTATCATTTATCATAGACGAATACATAGACATAATAAGAGGAACTCCAGTACTTTTGCAACTTATGATATTTGCCTTTGTCATACTTGCTACTCTTAGTGACAACTTTTACGCCGCACTAATAGCTCTTGGATTAAATAGTTCTGCATACGTTGCTGAGATCGTAAGAAGCGGTATAAACAGCGTAGATAAAGGTCAAATGGAAGCAGCTCGTGCTATGGGGCTTAGCTATAGCGTTTCTATGCGCCAAATCATCTTTCCTCAAGCTATTAAAAATATACTTCCAGCTCTTGCAAATGAGTTTATAAGCCTATTTAAAGAGACTTCGGTCGTCGGACTTATAGGTATATTTGATCTTACTATGCAAAGTAAAAGCTTGCAAGCAACTCTATTTAGTCCCGAGCCTATCTTGTTTGCAGGGGTTGTATATTACGCAAACGTCAAACTCTTTTCACTTCTTGCAAAACTCTTAGAAAATAGGCTAAACAAAAATGATTAA